A single Anopheles funestus chromosome 2RL, idAnoFuneDA-416_04, whole genome shotgun sequence DNA region contains:
- the LOC125766252 gene encoding zinc finger protein 616-like — translation MDSFEICRVCVEEVNHYWFLFERCNMIPSDCTPAAIITACVNVRIESDDGLPQLVCNSCLQALVSANQIREKCISSDRKLRKLLLQNKTSIVQRATIELPDQAVQTPNDTLSHASSMDEKEAFESPDEEDYDNYHTESDHIATSVPEVDLLESDSYDVEYLVNIKQQQNENDDDNAEDQPISVDNDDDKPISADDQTIDMEVQILKNEASEDSITGETAESYQNYIQTDASDDKKKFVCDICGKRFSTKGNLKAHILLHNNYKPFRCELCGDEFSRKHNYNVHKLRHTGKRVHQCPQCDKSFVCTVNLKHHMIIHSNVKPFKCSQCEKEFNHRTDLVRHEVKHTGIYPFSCELCQHKFCRKTNLTKHLLKCKGEKKIRPFKEDTGELENSE, via the coding sequence ATGGATTCGTTCGAAATTTGTCGAGTTTGTGTGGAAGAAGTGAATCattattggtttttgtttgaaagatgCAATATGATACCCTCGGATTGTACACCAGCAGCGATAATTACAGCGTGTGTCAACGTTCGAATCGAAAGCGACGATGGATTGCCACAATTGGTGTGCAATAGTTGCCTACAAGCTTTGGTGTCAGCTAACCAAATACGagaaaaatgcatttcctCTGATAGAAAACTGCGGAAACTGCTGCTGCAGAATAAAACTTCGATCGTTCAACGAGCAACAAttgaactaccggaccaggcTGTTCAAACGCCAAACGATACACTTTCACATGCATCTTCGATGGATGAAAAAGAAGCATTTGAATCGCCAGACGAGGAGGACTACGACAATTATCACACTGAGTCAGATCATATTGCTACATCGGTACCTGAGGTAGACCTATTGGAATCGGATTCGTACGACGTGGAATATCtcgtaaatataaaacaacagcaaaacgaaaatgacGATGATAATGCGGAAGATCAACCTATCTCagttgataatgatgatgataaaccAATCTCAGCTGATGATCAAACTATCGACATGGAAGTTCAAATACTAAAAAATGAGGCTTCTGAAGATTCAATAACAGGTGAAACTGCAGAAAGTTATCAAAACTACATCCAAACCGACGCCAGCGACGATAAGAAAAAGTTCGTCTGTGACATCTGTGGAAAACGCTTTTCAACCAAGGGAAACCTCAAAGCTCACATACTGCTGCATAACAACTACAAGCCTTTTAGGTGTGAGCTGTGTGGAGATGAATTTTCACGCAAGCATAACTACAACGTGCACAAGCTGCGGCACACGGGCAAACGAGTGCACCAGTGTCCGCAATGTGATAAGTCGTTCGTTTGCACTGTTAATCTTAAACACCATATGATTATACATTCGAATGTAAAGCCCTTTAAGTGTAGCCAATGTGAAAAGGAATTTAATCATCGTACGGACCTAGTCCGTCACGAAGTAAAGCACACCGGAATCTATCCATTTAGCTGCGAACTATGTCAGCACAAATTTTGCAGAAAAACCAATCTAACGAAACATCTCCTAAAATGcaagggagagaaaaagatACGCCCATTCAAAGAGGACACAGGCGAATTAGAGAATagcgaataa